Sequence from the Cytophagia bacterium CHB2 genome:
CATTGCGCCGGACAGTTGGGTGGTAACCATCGGCCACAGTTTGCTCGACACCGAATCCGCCACCGCGCGCGTGCGGCCCGTGCATTGGAGAAGGGTGGAACAACTGCAAAACTTGCAGCGTGATGATTTATTGCAGGAAGTGTTGCAGCGACAGCAAGAGGTGAGGGGAGATTCGACGTTTAGTGAATGATAATCACAAAAAGAATTTTCAACGTTGTGATCATTTGATCAGAAGTAAATAAGTTGGCGGGCGATCAAGATTTGAAACAGGAAAAGTGAAATTATGAAAAGAACGACTCTCTTTTCGGCTATTTTCTGCTCTGCTTCGCTTATTCTGGAGTTACACTTTTACTCTTTGAGGAATAAGAATATGTCAAAATCCATTCTAGTTCTTACTCTCATCCTTTTCGTTTGTGCACTAAGTACCAACGCTTTTGGTCAAGGAGTAGTCGTTAATGAATCCCAAGCGGATGAGACTTTTCGCGTTACACTAATTGGAACGGGAGTCCCCCCTGTGGATCCCAATAGAATGGGTTCTGCTGTTTTGGTCGAAGCGGGAAAACATAAGCTCTTATTCGATGTAGGCAGGGGAGCCAGTATCAATATTAAAAGACATGGACTAAATCTTGCGTCTGTTACCAGGGTGTTTTTGACTCACCTGCATGGAGATCATGTCACCGGATTGCCTGATTTTTGGTTGTCGAGCTACCATCGTAATAATGGGAAAAGAGCTGAACCTTTGCCAATTACAGGGCCAGTTGGTGTGGCGTATATGGTATCGAATTTGGAAGTTGCTTATAGAGATGTTATGAAATCATGGCTTTCTTATGCTAAACCAGGCTTCGACGTGACAGAGATTTCAGCCGAGGGCGCTGTATTCGAAGAAGATGATTTACGTGTTACAGCCTTTAAAGTTAATCACGGTACTGATCCAGCCTATGGCTACAAGATCGATTACAAAGGGCGTTCAACAGTAATATCAGGAGATACCGGCTATTCTGAAAATCTAATTCAATATTCTAAAGGAACTGACCTGCTCATTCATGGGATATTTGATTTTGAACCGACAGATAGCAACGAGATCACGATTAGCAAGGCTACTTTAGAACGCTTGAAAGTGGTACACACTGTCCCGGAAGATGCTGCCAAAGTATTCAATGCTGTCGCCCCGAAGATGGCGGTAGCTTATCACCTATCACCTGCTTTGGATTCGGAACGTCTGAATAAGAAAATAACAGGCATTTACTCAGGAGTTTTTATTATCGGAGAGGATTTGATGACATTTGAGATCGGGGATGGTGTTAGACTTGTTCAGGGCGCACAGTAGTAATCCGTGTATAATAAGCGGCCGCTGAGCCGCAGCGTTCGGCGGCTTCGCTTGCAAAAAACAGAGATGGCTATGAGAAACCCGACAACTTTGAGACATCGCTTGGCTGCGAATCTTTCATTCCTGCTGCTGTGCCTGATGTTACCCTCTTCACTCAAGACGCAGACTGCTGACCCCGCGCTCGTTGCCGAAATAGCTAAAATCAAAGCCATAGATC
This genomic interval carries:
- a CDS encoding MBL fold metallo-hydrolase, translated to MKRTTLFSAIFCSASLILELHFYSLRNKNMSKSILVLTLILFVCALSTNAFGQGVVVNESQADETFRVTLIGTGVPPVDPNRMGSAVLVEAGKHKLLFDVGRGASINIKRHGLNLASVTRVFLTHLHGDHVTGLPDFWLSSYHRNNGKRAEPLPITGPVGVAYMVSNLEVAYRDVMKSWLSYAKPGFDVTEISAEGAVFEEDDLRVTAFKVNHGTDPAYGYKIDYKGRSTVISGDTGYSENLIQYSKGTDLLIHGIFDFEPTDSNEITISKATLERLKVVHTVPEDAAKVFNAVAPKMAVAYHLSPALDSERLNKKITGIYSGVFIIGEDLMTFEIGDGVRLVQGAQ